Proteins from one Scyliorhinus canicula chromosome 22, sScyCan1.1, whole genome shotgun sequence genomic window:
- the slc18a3a gene encoding probable vesicular acetylcholine transporter-A produces MAAEMAVGLAKSAVVKLSNVVGERTKQLSGAIQEPRRQRRIMLVIVCIALLLDNMLYMVIVPIIPDYLESLRTYKVVYVSSVSNGTNGSFINSTQRPVRYRNPNANEDIQIGVLFASKAILQLLANPLTGTFIDRVGCDIPLLIGLTIIFFSTITFAFGESYAMLFVARSLQGLGSAFADTSGIAMIANKYTEESERSVALGIALAFISFGSLAAPPFGGILYQFAGKSVPFLVLSFVSLLDGILLLTVISPFSSRTRENLPQGSPIYKLMIDPYIAVVAGALTTCNIPLAFLEPTISNWMKQTMNASEWQMGLTWLPAFFPHILGVYITVKLAAKYPNYQWFYGAIGMVIIGASSCIVPACRNFEELIIPLCCLCFGIALVDTALLPTLAFLVDVRHVSVYGSVYAIADISYSVAYALGPIVAGQIVHNLGFVQLNLGMGCANVLYAPALLLLRNVCQMKPSLSERNVLLEEGPKGLYDTIRLEERQASKKGYGSSVGNYPTAGVLDSSGMEVSTRKQILSEDDSSGSDYS; encoded by the coding sequence ATGGCTGCAGAAATGGCCGTGGGACTGGCCAAGTCGGCCGTGGTGAAACTTTCCAATGTGGTTGGCGAGAGAACTAAGCAGCTGAGCGGCGCGATTCAGGAGCCGCGGCGCCAGCGCAGGATCATGCTGGTGATAGTGTGCATTGCTCTGCTGCTGGACAACATGCTGTACATGGTGATCGTCCCCATCATCCCCGACTATCTGGAGAGCCTGAGAACTTACAAAGTGGTCTATGTCAGCTCGGTTTCCAATGGCACCAATGGCTCCTTTATCAATTCCACCCAGAGACCCGTCCGCTACAGGAACCCCAACGCCAATGAGGACATCCAGATCGGGGTGCTGTTCGCCTCCAAGGCCATTCTCCAGCTCCTGGCCAACCCCCTGACCGGCACCTTCATTGACCGGGTGGGCTGTGACATCCCTCTGCTCATAgggctcaccatcatcttcttcTCCACCATCACCTTCGCCTTCGGCGAGAGCTACGCCATGCTCTTCGTGGCCAGGAGCCTGCAGGGCTTGGGCTCGGCGTTCGCCGACACCTCGGGCATCGCCATGATCGCCAACAAGTACACAGAGGAGTCGGAGAGGAGCGTCGCCCTTGGCATCGCTTTGGCTTTCATCTCCTTCGGCAGCCTGGCGGCGCCCCCCTTCGGGGGCATCCTGTACCAGTTCGCTGGCAAGAGCGTCCCCTTCCTGGTCCTCTCCTTCGTCTCGCTGCTGGACGGCATTCTGCTGCTCACTGTCATCTCGCCATTCAGCAGCCGGACCCGCGAGAACCTGCCCCAAGGAAGCCCCATCTACAAACTGATGATCGACCCCTACATTGCTGTGGTGGCGGGCGCCCTGACCACCTGTAACATCCCTCTGGCCTTTCTGGAGCCCACCATCTCCAACTGGATGAAGCAGACAATGAACGCCAGTGAGTGGCAAATGGGACTAACGTGGCTGCCCGCCTTCTTCCCCCACATCCTGGGTGTGTACATCACTGTGAAACTCGCTGCCAAATATCCCAATTACCAGTGGTTCTACGGGGCAATAGGCATGGTGATTATAGGTGCCAGCTCCTGCATCGTGCCAGCCTGCAGGAACTTTGAAGAACTCATCATCCCGCTGTGCTGCCTGTGTTTTGGCATAGCGCTGGTGGACACtgccctcctgcccaccctcgcCTTCCTGGTCGATGTACGACACGTGTCTGTCTATGGCAGTGTCTATGCCATAGCTGATATCTCCTACTCTGTTGCCTACGCCCTGGGCCCTATTGTGGCTGGTCAAATCGTCCACAATCTGGGCTTTGTGCAGCTCAACCTGGGCATGGGCTGTGCCAATGTCCTCTACGCTCCTGCCCTCTTGCTGCTCCGGAACGTGTGCCAAATGAAACCCTCTCTCTCGGAGCGGAATGTCCTTCTGGAGGAGGGGCCCAAGGGGCTTTACGACACCATCAGGCTGGAGGAGCGTCAGGCCAGTAAGAAGGGCTACGGCAGCTCGGTGGGTAACTACCCCACGGCCGGGGTCCTGGATAGCTCCGGGATGGAGGTCTCCACCAGGAAGCAGATCCTATCCGAAGACGATTCATCGGGGAGTGATTACAGTTAA